The following coding sequences are from one Papilio machaon chromosome 8, ilPapMach1.1, whole genome shotgun sequence window:
- the LOC106720091 gene encoding acid sphingomyelinase-like phosphodiesterase 3a codes for MKIPYLLLTLTCVFSFSCTHAKIGYFWHITDFHYDPLYTPQGDTRRSTHRTDCRRADERGSSGHHRALGRYGDYSCDSSLELIESAAKYMRTRHSENVEFVLWTGDIIAARYTGNEEERYRAIRNMTELLGRTFSSHFVFPVLGHLDPSPSETLTNLWMHWLPLEALQTFKIGGYYTIEQSHSKLRIVALNTNLFGIREVNSAPAKAQWEWLDAVLDKAQSNKEMVYIVGHAAPGTDLRPAYNSLSVDANAKYLRTIRRHAKIIAGQFFGHLHADTFRVIYDKDQPVSWALLAPSVSPHHDPTGSSNPGLRLYKFDSDTGKVLDYTQYYLDLAAANRAGSGAEWTAEYNLTQYYGLRDVSADSLHNLADKLRIGAPHETVMFNKYLRAYHVKHESADNCDGACAHQHFCAITCLEHVAYRQCVEAAASALAASAQSADLLLPALHVLFTLIVILVIVV; via the exons GTTATTTTTGGCATATAACAGATTTTCATTACGATCCCCTGTACACACCACAAGGAGATACACGAAGAT CCACACATCGTACAGATTGCCGGCGTGCAGACGAACGCGGCAGTTCGGGGCACCACCGCGCTCTTGGTCGTTACGGCGACTACTCGTGCGACAGTTCATTAGAACTCATAGAATCCGCCGCAAAGTACATGAGGACACGACACTCAGAGAACGTTGAGTTCGTACTCTGGACTGG GGATATAATAGCAGCTAGATACACCGGCAATGAAGAGGAGAGGTACCGGGCGATCAGAAACATGACGGAGTTGCTCGGCAGGACGTTTAGCTCTCACTTCGTGTTCCCAGTCCTCGGACACTTGGATCCATCGCCATCTGAGACTCTTACTAATTTATGGATGCATTGGTTACCTTTGGAGGCGttacaaacttttaaaattg gtGGTTATTATACAATAGAACAGTCGCATAGTAAACTTAGAATTGTGGCTctgaatacaaatttatttggaaTCCGCGAAGTGAACAGTGCACCCGCAAAGGCTCAGTGGGAATGGTTGGACGCTGTTTTAGATAAAGCTCAATCGAATAAAGAAATG GTATACATAGTTGGTCACGCAGCACCAGGAACGGACCTACGTCCAGCGTATAATTCTTTATCAGTGGACGCGAACGCAAAGTACTTGCGTACGATACGGCGTCACGCTAAAATAATTGCGGGACAATTCTTTGGACATTTACACGCGGACACGTTCCGTGTTATCTATGATAAAG atCAACCAGTGTCATGGGCGTTACTAGCGCCATCTGTAAGTCCACATCACGACCCAACAGGTTCGTCGAATCCGGGACTCAGACTTTACAAATTTGATTCTGACACCGGTAAG GTCCTAGACTACACGCAGTATTACTTGGATTTAGCGGCGGCTAACCGAGCGGGCTCGGGCGCTGAGTGGACGGCGGAGTACAACTTGACCCAGTATTACGGACTGCGCGACGTGTCTGCGGACTCATTGCATAACCTCGCCGATAAACTTCGTATAGGCGCGCCACACGAAACCGTTATGTTTAATAA GTACCTACGGGCGTACCATGTGAAACATGAAAGTGCTGATAACTGTGACGGTGCGTGTGCGCATCAACATTTTTGTGCGATCACATGTTTGGAGCACGTCGCGTACCGACAATGCGTAGAGGCTGCGGCCAGCGCGCTCGCCGCGTCCGCACAGTCGGCTGACTTGCTCCTACCAGCATTACACGTCTTGTTTACACTTATCGTAATTCTAGTAATAGTTGTCTAA